A section of the Kribbella sp. HUAS MG21 genome encodes:
- a CDS encoding PadR family transcriptional regulator: protein MQDAVLAMLAKEPSHGYELRARLRRSLGPFGEPMNPGQIYVTLSRLEKAGLVVCERVAEKPDRKVYAVTPAGQERVAAWLTEVGWPKPDLVEFHLKLVAAAASRLADPVQLIGAQRRELLRTLREAQQSALSEPPDSPASALLEGVVLRLQADLRWLDACERGSAQRPSSQRRNESEDV, encoded by the coding sequence GTGCAGGACGCGGTGCTGGCGATGCTGGCCAAGGAGCCGTCGCACGGGTACGAGTTGCGGGCGCGGCTGCGGCGCAGTCTCGGGCCGTTCGGTGAGCCGATGAATCCCGGGCAGATCTACGTCACGCTGTCGCGGCTGGAGAAGGCTGGGCTGGTGGTTTGTGAGCGGGTCGCCGAGAAGCCGGACCGCAAGGTGTACGCCGTGACTCCCGCCGGGCAGGAGCGCGTGGCGGCGTGGCTGACCGAGGTGGGCTGGCCCAAGCCGGACCTGGTCGAGTTCCACCTCAAGCTCGTCGCGGCCGCGGCGTCCCGGCTCGCCGATCCGGTGCAACTGATCGGCGCGCAGCGTCGCGAGCTCCTGCGGACGCTGCGGGAGGCACAGCAATCGGCCCTGTCCGAGCCACCCGACTCGCCCGCCTCCGCCCTACTCGAAGGCGTGGTACTGCGGTTGCAGGCCGACCTGCGCTGGCTGGACGCCTGTGAACGCGGTTCCGCCCAGCGCCCGAGCTCCCAGCGACGCAACGAATCCGAGGACGTATGA
- a CDS encoding ABC transporter ATP-binding protein: MNESTQLIRVRGLVKEHGDGDSWVRAVDDLDLDVPEGQTLAVMGPSGCGKSTLLHLLGGLERPTKGEVWVAGRRTDTLSERALARLRRRSIGFVFQAFHLVDELTAAENVELPALLAGQSRRAARRRADLLLDQVGLADRSRHLPSQLSGGQRQRVAIARALANEPQVVLTDEPTGNLDSAATLDVLRIFNDLRATGQTLVVVTHDERVAATADRLISMRDGMFVDDTHLAGTSAGRLSGLVGLEG, encoded by the coding sequence ATGAACGAGTCGACTCAACTGATCCGGGTTCGCGGCCTGGTGAAGGAGCACGGTGACGGAGACAGCTGGGTACGTGCGGTCGACGACCTCGACCTCGACGTACCCGAGGGCCAGACGCTGGCGGTCATGGGCCCGAGCGGCTGCGGCAAGTCCACGCTCCTGCATCTGCTTGGTGGCCTGGAGCGACCGACCAAGGGTGAGGTCTGGGTGGCGGGCCGTCGTACCGACACACTCAGCGAGCGTGCCCTGGCGCGTCTACGCCGCCGCTCGATCGGCTTCGTCTTCCAGGCCTTCCACCTGGTCGACGAACTGACAGCGGCTGAGAACGTTGAGCTGCCGGCACTACTGGCCGGACAGTCGCGTCGCGCGGCCAGGCGCCGCGCGGATTTGCTGCTGGATCAAGTCGGGCTGGCGGACCGCTCCCGGCACCTCCCATCCCAGCTGTCCGGCGGTCAGCGCCAGCGGGTCGCCATCGCACGTGCCCTCGCCAACGAGCCGCAGGTCGTGCTCACCGACGAACCGACCGGCAACCTGGACAGCGCGGCCACCCTCGACGTACTGCGCATCTTCAACGATCTGCGGGCGACGGGTCAGACGCTGGTCGTCGTCACCCACGACGAGCGGGTCGCCGCGACCGCGGACCGGCTGATCTCGATGCGCGACGGGATGTTCGTCGACGACACGCACCTCGCGGGCACCAGCGCCGGGCGGCTCAGTGGTCTCGTCGGGCTGGAGGGCTGA